One Novosphingobium sp. G106 DNA segment encodes these proteins:
- a CDS encoding alpha/beta fold hydrolase, whose protein sequence is MEQTVELIEDAARGVRLEVLVAGEGPDVVLVPSAMRGASDFAHLQQALAAAGYRSLAVNPRNAGRSAGPLDGLTLQDIADDISLVVGRLCDGPVHLVGHALGNVCVRAAASFRPEIARSVTVMPCGGHDLAVRPVAPEVIAAMPRCHDESLSDAERIEAMRTAFFAPGNDPSVWLDGWWPQSAGVAGAIGRTDPALWWRGGEGPILIVMPLNDAMMAAEAGRATAEALGERASYVEVDNCGHAILPEQPEAVARHVIAFLDRQEGR, encoded by the coding sequence ATGGAGCAGACGGTCGAACTGATCGAGGACGCGGCGCGCGGCGTGCGGCTCGAAGTGCTGGTGGCGGGGGAAGGGCCCGACGTCGTGCTGGTGCCTTCGGCGATGCGCGGGGCTTCGGACTTCGCCCATTTGCAGCAGGCGCTGGCCGCTGCCGGTTACCGCTCGCTCGCGGTGAATCCGCGAAATGCCGGGCGTAGCGCGGGCCCGCTCGATGGGCTGACGCTGCAGGACATCGCCGACGACATATCGCTAGTCGTCGGCCGCCTCTGCGACGGCCCGGTGCATCTCGTGGGCCATGCTCTGGGCAACGTCTGCGTCCGCGCCGCGGCAAGCTTCCGGCCCGAGATCGCCCGCTCGGTTACGGTCATGCCGTGTGGCGGCCACGATCTTGCCGTGCGGCCCGTGGCGCCCGAAGTGATCGCCGCGATGCCGCGCTGTCATGACGAGAGCCTTTCCGATGCCGAACGGATCGAGGCGATGCGCACCGCTTTCTTCGCCCCCGGCAATGACCCGTCGGTCTGGCTGGACGGCTGGTGGCCGCAATCGGCGGGAGTTGCCGGCGCGATCGGGCGGACCGATCCTGCGCTGTGGTGGCGGGGCGGCGAGGGGCCGATCCTGATCGTCATGCCGCTCAACGATGCGATGATGGCTGCGGAAGCGGGCCGGGCGACGGCAGAGGCTTTGGGCGAGCGGGCCAGCTATGTCGAAGTCGACAACTGCGGCCACGCAATCCTTCCCGAACAGCCCGAGGCCGTCGCCCGGCACGTGATCGCATTCCTTGATAGACAGGAGGGCCGCTGA
- a CDS encoding cytochrome P450, giving the protein MASVAQPGPAQDDDLYEALYDVRKEAEEIGNYIDHDPYPTMNALRERGAPVQKGFMRQLMELPPFHRHKGSLEREGYTCFTFDACEKAFRDNVNLSNNVYHFDGSPPKTMGILEMDNPEHHAFRRAVQSLFIRPKAQKWWREHFIDSLVEELVANFEARDRAELNLQLCARVPVHTITRAVGLRGEDAMLFRNALVGTSASRHGMEVRMQSHATVQRMLMEQIGRRRAEPGEDIISWLLAAEIDPPGEERRHLTDEEIVIFARLILLAGGGTSWRQLGITLFALLSNRDYFEAAKEDRKLVEAAINESLRWNPTNPTFSRVALVDTDLCGTIIPQGAVLDICLGAANRDPARWENPDVFDLHRPFQQHLGTGIGAHMCLGRFVAEAEMMVTINKLLDHFPNMRFDPDAETPYMTGGLEQRGVSALPVLLR; this is encoded by the coding sequence ATGGCAAGCGTGGCACAACCCGGTCCGGCGCAGGACGACGATCTCTACGAGGCGCTCTACGACGTCCGCAAGGAAGCCGAGGAAATCGGCAACTACATTGACCACGATCCCTATCCGACGATGAACGCGCTGCGCGAGCGCGGGGCGCCCGTGCAGAAGGGCTTCATGCGCCAGCTGATGGAGCTGCCGCCGTTCCACCGCCACAAGGGCTCGCTGGAGCGTGAAGGCTATACCTGCTTCACCTTCGACGCCTGCGAGAAGGCGTTCCGCGACAACGTGAACCTGTCGAACAACGTCTATCACTTCGACGGTAGCCCCCCGAAGACGATGGGCATCCTCGAGATGGACAATCCCGAGCACCACGCGTTCCGCCGCGCGGTGCAATCGCTGTTCATCCGGCCTAAGGCGCAGAAGTGGTGGCGCGAACATTTCATCGACAGTCTCGTCGAGGAACTGGTCGCCAATTTCGAGGCGCGCGATCGGGCCGAGCTGAACCTGCAGCTTTGCGCGCGCGTCCCCGTCCATACCATCACCCGCGCGGTCGGGCTGCGCGGCGAGGACGCCATGCTGTTCCGCAACGCGCTGGTCGGAACCTCCGCCAGCCGCCACGGCATGGAAGTGCGCATGCAATCGCATGCCACGGTCCAGCGGATGCTCATGGAGCAGATCGGTCGCCGCAGGGCGGAGCCCGGCGAGGACATCATCTCCTGGCTGCTCGCCGCCGAGATCGATCCTCCGGGCGAGGAGCGCCGTCACCTGACCGACGAGGAGATCGTGATCTTCGCGCGGCTGATCCTGCTCGCCGGAGGCGGCACGTCCTGGCGCCAGCTCGGCATCACGCTGTTCGCGCTGCTGAGCAACCGCGACTATTTCGAAGCCGCCAAGGAAGACCGTAAGCTGGTCGAGGCCGCGATCAACGAGTCGCTACGCTGGAATCCGACCAATCCCACGTTCAGCCGCGTGGCCCTCGTCGACACCGACCTGTGCGGCACGATCATCCCGCAGGGTGCCGTCCTCGACATCTGCCTTGGCGCCGCCAATCGCGATCCTGCGCGGTGGGAGAATCCCGACGTGTTCGACCTGCACCGGCCGTTCCAGCAGCATCTGGGCACCGGGATCGGCGCGCACATGTGCCTGGGCCGCTTCGTCGCCGAGGCGGAGATGATGGTCACGATCAACAAGCTGCTCGACCATTTCCCGAACATGCGGTTCGATCCCGACGCGGAGACGCCCTACATGACCGGCGGCCTCGAGCAGCGCGGCGTCTCGGCCCTGCCCGTATTGCTTCGCTAA
- a CDS encoding LLM class F420-dependent oxidoreductase has translation MASEWKKAGRIGVWASDFRFGDPGFVREAAAELEDLGYGTIWFPGGRGGDLLERIDLILDATQRCIVATGILNIWMHEPAEVGAWWRGLDPAWRERVMLGLGVGHALAIGEAWRQPLTKMAAYLDGLDAEGVPAGSRCIAALGPKMLDLSRDRSAGAHPYLVTPEHTAIARERLGPDAWLAPEQGVVLDSDPTSARQKAREQLSSYARLANYRNSWLRLGFDENDIETLSDRLIDALFVWGTPGTIAERLSSHLQAGADHVCLQAILGPIGTSDPETARRIWRELAPTVLS, from the coding sequence ATGGCGAGCGAGTGGAAGAAGGCAGGCCGGATCGGCGTCTGGGCATCGGATTTCCGCTTCGGCGATCCGGGCTTCGTTCGTGAGGCCGCAGCGGAGCTCGAGGATCTGGGCTACGGCACGATCTGGTTTCCCGGCGGCCGCGGCGGTGACCTGCTGGAGCGGATCGACCTGATCCTCGATGCGACGCAGCGCTGCATCGTGGCCACCGGCATCCTCAACATCTGGATGCACGAGCCGGCGGAAGTCGGCGCCTGGTGGCGCGGCCTCGATCCGGCGTGGCGGGAGCGCGTCATGCTGGGCCTCGGCGTCGGCCATGCCCTGGCGATCGGCGAGGCCTGGCGTCAGCCGCTGACCAAGATGGCGGCCTACCTCGATGGTCTCGATGCGGAAGGCGTCCCGGCCGGGAGCCGCTGCATCGCGGCGCTCGGGCCGAAGATGCTCGACCTGTCGCGCGATCGGTCGGCGGGTGCGCATCCCTATCTGGTAACGCCTGAACACACGGCGATCGCCCGCGAAAGGCTGGGGCCAGACGCCTGGCTCGCGCCGGAGCAGGGCGTTGTCCTCGACAGCGACCCGACCAGCGCCCGACAGAAGGCGCGCGAGCAGCTTTCGAGCTATGCCCGGCTGGCGAACTATCGCAACAGCTGGCTGCGGCTGGGTTTCGACGAGAACGACATCGAGACGCTTAGCGACCGCCTGATCGATGCGCTGTTCGTCTGGGGCACGCCGGGGACGATCGCGGAGCGGCTTTCCTCTCATCTGCAGGCGGGGGCCGATCACGTTTGCCTGCAGGCGATCCTCGGGCCGATCGGCACGAGCGATCCGGAAACGGCCCGGCGCATCTGGCGTGAACTTGCGCCGACGGTACTCTCATGA
- a CDS encoding C13 family peptidase, which produces MSWWRVFQRGSAAIALAGASVLALLSDTPIGPPRVATASAQAPAAAMPSINQLYQAQGQLMASELGGLQPRVAGRTNVYAIAVAGQGSMQLFSREAQLALQVAAGRFGGDYRGGVLLSNVLSDLPSHPWANHASVEAAARGIGERIDPARDIVVIYLTSHGAPDAWIATSLPNNTVFPPISSTSLAAALSHAGIRRRVVIVSACFSASWIPALASDDTIVITAAAKDRTSFGCDDSRYLTYFGEAFLEGPLARGASLREAFEIARGKVAKWEAEEEFIPSMPQASIGRNLQGLWTERAAARK; this is translated from the coding sequence ATGTCCTGGTGGCGAGTGTTCCAGCGAGGTTCTGCGGCGATCGCCTTGGCCGGCGCCAGCGTCCTCGCATTGCTGTCCGACACCCCGATCGGCCCGCCACGGGTAGCGACCGCCAGCGCGCAGGCTCCCGCGGCAGCCATGCCGTCGATCAACCAGCTCTACCAGGCGCAGGGGCAGCTCATGGCCAGCGAACTGGGCGGCTTGCAGCCTCGCGTCGCGGGACGGACCAACGTCTATGCGATCGCCGTAGCCGGACAGGGTTCGATGCAGCTGTTTTCGCGCGAGGCGCAGTTGGCGCTCCAGGTGGCGGCGGGGCGGTTCGGCGGCGACTATCGCGGCGGGGTGCTGCTCTCGAACGTCCTGTCCGATCTGCCCAGCCATCCGTGGGCGAACCACGCCAGCGTGGAAGCCGCCGCGCGGGGCATCGGTGAGCGGATCGATCCCGCGCGTGATATCGTCGTGATCTATCTGACCTCGCACGGCGCGCCCGACGCCTGGATAGCGACCAGCCTGCCGAACAACACGGTCTTCCCGCCGATCTCGTCGACCTCGCTGGCCGCTGCCCTGTCGCATGCCGGGATCAGGCGCCGCGTGGTCATCGTTTCCGCCTGCTTTTCCGCCAGCTGGATCCCGGCGCTCGCCAGCGACGACACGATCGTCATCACCGCGGCGGCCAAGGACCGCACCTCGTTCGGCTGCGACGACAGCCGCTACCTGACCTATTTCGGCGAGGCCTTCCTCGAAGGGCCGCTCGCGCGCGGCGCCTCCCTGCGCGAAGCTTTCGAGATCGCGCGCGGGAAAGTGGCGAAGTGGGAAGCCGAAGAGGAGTTCATCCCCTCGATGCCGCAGGCGTCGATCGGGCGGAATCTGCAGGGGCTGTGGACCGAGCGCGCGGCGGCCCGGAAATAG
- a CDS encoding AMP-binding protein: MQVDKSPENVLLYLAAERLGMVYVPLNTAYTSAELAYFLGDAEPAVVVCRPADEAEVRGLLTTGTLVTLGTDGTGSLLDDIPDEVVPVAERTPEDLAAILYTSGTTGRSKGAMLTHGNLLSNAMTLKALWGWRHDDVLIHILPIYHVHGLFVALHGALLAGATVLFHRGFDSAAVIADFARGSVLMGVPTHYTRLTGAPEMTREACTNMRLFISGSAPLLAEAHERFEEKTGQRILERYGMTETGMITSNPYEGGARVAGTVGYPLPGVEVRVRGDNGELVEQGKPGVLEVRGPNVFAGYWRMPEKTAQEIREDGFFITGDVATQDADGRVTLVGRAKDLIIAGGLNIYPKEIEEAIDALPGVEESAVIGVPHPDMGEGVVAVVVAQKGARVTEKAVRAALEGQLARFKQPRRVFVVDALPRNAMGKVQKAALRSEYAEALK; the protein is encoded by the coding sequence GTGCAGGTCGACAAGTCGCCCGAGAACGTGCTGCTCTATCTCGCGGCCGAACGGCTCGGCATGGTCTATGTGCCGCTCAACACCGCCTATACGTCGGCCGAGCTTGCCTATTTCCTCGGCGACGCCGAGCCCGCGGTGGTGGTCTGCCGGCCGGCGGACGAGGCCGAAGTGCGCGGATTGCTTACTACCGGGACACTGGTGACGCTGGGCACCGACGGCACCGGCAGTCTGCTCGACGACATTCCCGACGAGGTCGTCCCCGTCGCCGAGCGCACGCCGGAAGACCTCGCCGCGATCCTCTATACCTCCGGCACCACGGGGCGTTCGAAGGGGGCGATGCTCACCCACGGCAACTTGCTGAGTAATGCGATGACGCTCAAGGCGCTCTGGGGCTGGCGGCACGACGACGTGCTGATCCACATCCTGCCGATCTACCACGTCCATGGCCTGTTCGTGGCGCTGCACGGCGCGCTGCTGGCGGGTGCGACGGTGCTGTTCCACCGCGGTTTCGATTCCGCCGCGGTGATTGCCGACTTCGCGCGCGGCTCGGTGCTGATGGGTGTGCCGACGCATTACACCCGCCTCACTGGGGCACCGGAAATGACCCGCGAGGCATGCACCAACATGCGCCTGTTCATCTCCGGCTCGGCGCCGCTGCTGGCCGAGGCGCACGAGCGCTTCGAGGAGAAGACCGGCCAGCGCATCCTCGAACGCTATGGCATGACCGAGACCGGCATGATCACCTCCAACCCTTACGAAGGCGGTGCGCGGGTGGCGGGGACGGTCGGCTATCCGCTGCCCGGTGTCGAGGTACGCGTCCGCGGTGACAACGGCGAACTCGTCGAGCAGGGCAAGCCGGGGGTTCTCGAAGTGCGCGGGCCCAACGTCTTCGCTGGCTACTGGCGGATGCCCGAGAAGACCGCGCAGGAAATCCGCGAGGACGGCTTCTTCATCACCGGCGACGTCGCGACGCAGGATGCCGACGGTCGCGTCACCCTGGTCGGCCGTGCCAAGGACCTGATCATCGCCGGCGGCCTCAACATCTATCCCAAGGAGATCGAGGAGGCGATCGACGCACTTCCCGGTGTCGAGGAGAGCGCCGTGATTGGCGTGCCGCATCCCGACATGGGCGAAGGCGTGGTCGCTGTCGTGGTCGCGCAGAAGGGTGCGCGCGTGACCGAGAAAGCGGTCCGCGCCGCGCTCGAAGGCCAGCTCGCGCGCTTCAAGCAGCCGCGCCGCGTCTTCGTCGTCGACGCGCTGCCGCGCAACGCCATGGGCAAGGTGCAGAAGGCGGCGCTGCGCAGCGAATATGCCGAGGCCCTGAAGTAG
- a CDS encoding SDR family NAD(P)-dependent oxidoreductase: protein MKVIFGLEGEPALVVGGGYGSGRETALLLAEAGARVAIADIDRERAEAVAKEVGGVAVIGDVTDPESATAMVDEAHAALGGLTRVANIVGLVKMAPFIETDLAHWEAQMRLNLYSQMFVCHAAGRHMLRERGGSIAMVASVSGYYGARNQVAYGIAKAGVMSLARTLSDEWAGQGIRINCVAPDITAVPRLTDAMPMSEQEAQARLDAMAASEGVPMQRFGRAHEIAKPLLFLLSEMSSFMTGQTLVVDGGTMVHFPHSSGDRKA, encoded by the coding sequence ATGAAAGTGATTTTCGGCCTGGAAGGGGAGCCTGCGCTCGTCGTGGGCGGAGGATACGGCTCGGGGCGCGAGACCGCGCTGCTCCTGGCCGAGGCGGGCGCTAGGGTGGCCATTGCCGACATCGATCGTGAGCGGGCCGAAGCGGTGGCGAAGGAGGTTGGCGGTGTCGCGGTGATCGGCGACGTCACCGATCCCGAAAGTGCCACGGCGATGGTCGACGAAGCCCATGCCGCGCTGGGCGGTCTCACCCGCGTCGCCAACATCGTCGGGCTGGTGAAGATGGCCCCGTTCATCGAGACCGATCTCGCGCACTGGGAAGCGCAGATGCGGCTCAACCTCTATTCGCAGATGTTCGTCTGCCATGCCGCCGGGCGGCACATGCTGCGTGAACGCGGCGGATCGATCGCCATGGTGGCTTCGGTCAGCGGCTACTACGGCGCGCGCAACCAGGTCGCCTATGGCATAGCCAAGGCTGGCGTCATGTCGCTGGCGCGCACGCTGTCCGACGAGTGGGCGGGGCAGGGCATCCGGATCAACTGCGTCGCACCCGACATCACCGCGGTGCCGCGGCTGACCGATGCCATGCCGATGTCCGAGCAGGAGGCCCAGGCGCGGCTCGATGCCATGGCCGCCTCCGAGGGCGTGCCGATGCAGCGCTTCGGCCGCGCGCACGAGATCGCAAAGCCGCTGCTGTTCCTGCTGTCCGAGATGTCGTCGTTCATGACTGGCCAGACGCTCGTCGTCGACGGCGGGACGATGGTCCATTTTCCCCACTCGAGCGGCGACAGGAAAGCCTGA
- a CDS encoding MFS transporter — MSEAQGGHRLRNIIGGSAGNLVEWYDWYVYSAFTLYFAPIFFPKGDATAQLLNAAAVFAVGFVMRPIGAWVMGIYADRRGRKAGLTLSVSLMCAGSLMIALTPGYAAIGNLAPAILVFARMLQGLSVGGEYGASATYLSEMAGRRRRGFYSSFQYVTLISGQLVALSVLLVLQTVMPEEELKAWGWRIPFVVGAGLAVIVFYLRRRLAETESFANSQKDAATSTAPRSSGLALFRQHPKEALLVMALTAGGTLAFYAYTTYMQKFLVNTSGFSAETATRITAAALFLFMLLQPVIGALSDRIGRKPVMVAFGIGGVMFTYPIFRALEDVKDPFAAFVLVLCALVIVSGYTAINAVVKAELFPAHIRALGVALPYAIANTVFGGTAEYVALWLKSNEMGSTFYWYVTAMIGLSLVVYVRMRDTKQDSLILED, encoded by the coding sequence ATGAGCGAAGCACAGGGTGGGCACAGGCTCCGCAACATCATCGGTGGATCGGCGGGCAACCTCGTCGAATGGTACGACTGGTACGTCTATTCGGCGTTCACGCTCTATTTCGCGCCGATCTTCTTTCCCAAGGGCGACGCCACGGCGCAGCTGCTGAACGCGGCCGCAGTCTTCGCCGTCGGCTTCGTCATGCGGCCGATCGGCGCCTGGGTGATGGGCATCTATGCCGACCGGCGCGGGCGCAAGGCGGGGCTGACGCTGTCGGTCTCGCTGATGTGCGCGGGATCGCTGATGATTGCGCTGACGCCGGGCTATGCGGCGATCGGCAACCTGGCGCCCGCCATTCTTGTCTTCGCGCGGATGCTCCAGGGCCTCAGCGTCGGCGGCGAGTATGGCGCGAGCGCCACCTACCTCAGCGAGATGGCCGGTAGGCGGCGGCGGGGGTTCTATTCGAGCTTCCAGTACGTCACCCTGATCTCGGGCCAGCTCGTCGCGCTCTCGGTGCTGCTGGTACTGCAGACAGTCATGCCCGAGGAAGAGTTGAAGGCCTGGGGCTGGCGGATTCCCTTCGTGGTCGGCGCAGGGCTCGCTGTGATCGTGTTCTACCTGCGCCGGCGACTGGCCGAGACCGAGAGCTTTGCCAACAGCCAGAAAGACGCGGCGACCAGCACGGCGCCGCGCTCGAGCGGCTTGGCGCTATTCCGCCAGCATCCCAAGGAGGCGCTGCTGGTCATGGCCCTGACCGCCGGCGGCACGCTGGCCTTCTACGCCTATACGACCTACATGCAGAAGTTCCTGGTCAACACCAGCGGCTTCTCGGCCGAAACCGCAACGCGGATCACTGCCGCGGCGCTGTTCCTGTTCATGCTGCTCCAGCCCGTCATCGGCGCGCTGTCAGACCGGATAGGCCGCAAGCCGGTGATGGTTGCCTTCGGCATCGGCGGAGTGATGTTCACTTATCCGATCTTCCGCGCGCTCGAGGACGTCAAGGATCCCTTCGCCGCCTTCGTCCTCGTGCTCTGCGCGCTCGTCATCGTCAGCGGTTACACCGCAATCAATGCAGTGGTGAAGGCCGAGCTGTTCCCCGCGCATATCCGCGCGCTGGGCGTGGCCCTGCCCTATGCGATCGCCAACACGGTGTTCGGCGGCACGGCCGAATATGTCGCGCTCTGGCTCAAGTCGAACGAGATGGGCAGCACCTTCTACTGGTACGTCACGGCGATGATCGGCCTGTCGCTCGTCGTCTATGTCCGCATGCGCGACACCAAGCAGGACAGCCTTATCCTCGAAGACTGA
- a CDS encoding LysR substrate-binding domain-containing protein, with product MSFRQIRHFVAVAEELHFGRAAKRLNMAQPPLSQSIRRLEADLGVELLARSRKGVELTAAGEIFLREARQALIHADLARKLALREAQKAQEVRVGFIGPALYRLLPPLLVAFTRDNPAIDVRLYEERTPALVKAIVQGETDVGFVTAGSQEIEDCDTLIVERATIVAAIPADWPIVSRASLTLAELADYPLILPPAQNHATEPRQVLKMFGSAGGRLPNVIQESTHSNTTLSLVGAGVGFSIITGTARLANPANVRFVPLTDHMPSSDWALTMIWRDAQLTRAGRRFVDFTRNYVADRPELMSFAIP from the coding sequence ATGAGTTTTCGCCAGATACGCCACTTCGTGGCAGTGGCCGAGGAGCTGCATTTCGGCCGTGCCGCGAAACGCCTGAACATGGCGCAGCCCCCGCTCAGCCAGTCGATCCGCCGGCTGGAAGCAGACCTTGGGGTCGAGCTGCTGGCGCGATCCCGGAAGGGCGTGGAGCTCACAGCTGCGGGCGAGATATTCCTCCGCGAGGCACGGCAGGCGCTGATCCACGCCGATCTCGCACGCAAGCTGGCCCTCCGCGAAGCGCAGAAGGCGCAGGAAGTGCGCGTCGGCTTCATCGGCCCGGCGCTCTACCGGCTGTTGCCGCCGCTTCTCGTCGCCTTCACCCGCGATAACCCGGCGATCGACGTGCGACTTTATGAGGAGCGTACGCCGGCCCTGGTGAAAGCGATCGTGCAGGGCGAAACCGATGTCGGTTTCGTCACCGCGGGCTCGCAGGAGATCGAGGACTGCGACACGCTGATCGTCGAGCGCGCGACGATCGTGGCGGCCATCCCCGCCGACTGGCCGATCGTCAGCCGGGCGAGTCTCACGCTGGCCGAACTGGCCGACTATCCGCTGATCCTGCCGCCCGCACAGAACCACGCGACCGAGCCCAGGCAGGTCCTCAAGATGTTCGGCAGCGCCGGCGGCCGGCTGCCCAACGTAATCCAGGAATCGACCCATTCGAACACCACGCTCAGCCTGGTCGGTGCGGGCGTCGGTTTCAGCATCATCACGGGCACGGCGAGGCTGGCAAACCCCGCGAACGTGAGGTTCGTCCCTCTCACCGACCACATGCCCTCGTCGGACTGGGCGCTGACGATGATCTGGCGCGACGCGCAGCTGACCCGTGCCGGCCGCCGCTTCGTCGACTTCACGCGAAATTACGTCGCTGATCGGCCCGAGCTGATGAGCTTCGCTATCCCCTGA
- a CDS encoding phosphotransferase family protein, translating to MSSTLVAPRTRDLDVLAEQLAGWLGARMPQVRDIAIGNLTYPSGAGMSHETILFDASWTEGGRTITEGLVVRVKPTANMVFPDDLFDAQYRVMRLIHERGWVPVAEPLWLEESDAVIGAPFFVMRKVQGRVPVSRPPYAESGWIADATPTQRARLWESGVRTMATIHMLPVEHFAFLEGPEGARSGLDQEWDKYVRFVEWISADRRWPILDAALANLRERWPLNQPLGLVWGGAEMVNMMFDDNFEVIAVMDWEQPSLGGPLNDLAWWLTMADTKHGPASGRPPLAGLGTREETIALWSEVTGLSAEDIDWYEDFMALKLRCLSVSTAKVWGVEPPDQRSLARRLNLPIAD from the coding sequence ATGAGCAGCACGCTCGTCGCGCCGCGGACGCGGGATCTCGATGTCCTAGCGGAACAACTCGCCGGCTGGCTCGGCGCGCGGATGCCACAGGTCCGGGACATCGCCATCGGCAATCTGACCTATCCCTCGGGCGCCGGCATGTCGCACGAGACGATTCTGTTCGACGCAAGCTGGACTGAGGGCGGCCGGACGATCACCGAAGGTCTCGTGGTGCGGGTCAAGCCGACCGCCAACATGGTCTTTCCCGACGATCTGTTCGATGCGCAGTACCGGGTGATGCGGCTGATCCACGAACGCGGCTGGGTGCCGGTGGCCGAGCCGCTGTGGCTGGAGGAAAGCGATGCGGTGATCGGCGCGCCGTTCTTCGTCATGCGCAAGGTGCAGGGACGAGTGCCCGTCAGCCGCCCACCCTATGCCGAGAGCGGCTGGATCGCCGACGCCACTCCGACGCAGCGTGCGCGGCTCTGGGAAAGCGGCGTGCGGACGATGGCGACGATCCACATGTTGCCGGTGGAACACTTCGCCTTCCTCGAAGGGCCCGAGGGCGCTCGCTCAGGCCTCGATCAGGAGTGGGACAAATATGTCCGCTTCGTCGAATGGATCAGTGCGGACCGCCGCTGGCCGATCCTCGACGCCGCGCTCGCCAACCTGCGCGAACGCTGGCCGCTCAACCAGCCGCTTGGGCTGGTCTGGGGCGGGGCCGAAATGGTCAACATGATGTTCGACGACAATTTCGAGGTCATCGCGGTGATGGACTGGGAGCAGCCTTCGCTCGGCGGGCCGCTCAACGATCTCGCCTGGTGGCTTACTATGGCCGACACCAAGCACGGCCCGGCTTCCGGGCGTCCGCCGCTCGCCGGCCTCGGCACGCGCGAGGAGACTATAGCGCTATGGAGCGAGGTCACCGGCCTCAGCGCCGAGGACATCGACTGGTACGAAGATTTTATGGCGCTCAAGCTGCGCTGCCTCTCGGTCAGCACGGCCAAGGTCTGGGGTGTGGAACCGCCAGACCAGCGCTCGCTGGCCCGGCGGCTCAATCTTCCGATCGCGGACTGA
- a CDS encoding nitroreductase family deazaflavin-dependent oxidoreductase: protein MSDTPPRSNIGTDLTLLGDEHVKKYRETDGEIGYMWNGATACLLTTKGRKSGEDRTIAIIYKQVGDRYAIIASKGGSPTHPIWYLNVEADPHVRMQIKGEKFAGVARIAEGAEREELWQASLGQWPNYDVYQSRTDRKIPVVVVERAK from the coding sequence ATGAGCGATACCCCGCCACGCAGCAATATCGGCACCGACCTCACGCTGCTCGGCGACGAGCACGTGAAGAAGTACCGCGAGACCGACGGCGAGATTGGCTACATGTGGAACGGCGCGACCGCCTGCCTGCTGACCACCAAGGGTCGCAAGTCGGGCGAGGACCGGACCATCGCCATCATCTACAAGCAGGTCGGCGACCGCTATGCGATCATCGCTTCGAAGGGCGGATCGCCGACGCACCCGATCTGGTATCTCAACGTCGAGGCCGATCCGCACGTCAGGATGCAGATCAAGGGCGAGAAGTTCGCGGGCGTGGCCCGCATCGCCGAAGGCGCCGAACGCGAGGAGCTGTGGCAAGCTTCGCTCGGGCAGTGGCCGAACTACGACGTCTATCAGTCGCGCACCGACCGCAAGATTCCCGTCGTCGTGGTCGAACGGGCTAAGTAA